Proteins from a genomic interval of Bradyrhizobium sp. CCGB01:
- a CDS encoding BrnA antitoxin family protein has translation MADQPPRRPRTLGDARTEAEAAFKKVTAKVAAAPPKQNVAPGIKEQVSLRIDQDVLEFFQEGGPGWQDRINEALRKAAGK, from the coding sequence ATGGCGGATCAACCACCGAGGCGGCCGCGGACATTGGGCGATGCGCGCACCGAAGCCGAGGCGGCGTTCAAGAAGGTGACCGCCAAGGTCGCCGCGGCGCCGCCGAAGCAGAACGTGGCGCCGGGGATCAAGGAGCAGGTCAGTTTGCGCATCGACCAGGACGTGCTGGAGTTCTTCCAGGAGGGCGGACCGGGCTGGCAGGACCGCATCAACGAGGCGCTGCGCAAGGCGGCGGGGAAGTAG
- a CDS encoding formyltransferase family protein encodes MRITLVGSRHFGVTTLNMLREHSVSIARVVVADAEDRLAATAKAAGIEVAVQANPKLVVASEIAPDTDLIITAHSHARIGRDALAAAKFGGIGYHPSLLPRHRGKAAVEWTIKEGDPIAGGTIYHLADRMDAGAIAAQDWCFVKKGETARELWERALAPLGLKLLADVIDYVKVHKALPSKVQDEQFATSAPSLS; translated from the coding sequence ATGCGCATTACCCTCGTCGGCTCCCGCCATTTCGGCGTGACCACCCTGAACATGCTCCGGGAGCATAGCGTCTCGATCGCGCGGGTCGTCGTGGCCGATGCCGAGGATCGCCTCGCCGCGACCGCCAAGGCTGCCGGCATCGAGGTGGCGGTCCAGGCCAATCCGAAGCTGGTGGTCGCCTCCGAAATCGCCCCCGACACCGACCTGATCATCACCGCCCACAGTCACGCCCGGATCGGCCGGGACGCCCTGGCCGCCGCCAAGTTCGGCGGGATCGGCTATCACCCCTCGCTGCTGCCGCGTCACCGTGGCAAGGCTGCCGTGGAATGGACCATCAAGGAAGGCGATCCGATCGCCGGCGGCACGATCTATCATCTTGCCGACCGCATGGACGCCGGCGCCATCGCCGCCCAGGACTGGTGCTTCGTCAAGAAGGGCGAGACCGCCCGCGAGCTCTGGGAGCGCGCGCTCGCCCCGCTCGGCCTCAAGCTGCTGGCCGACGTGATCGACTACGTCAAAGTGCACAAGGCGCTGCCGTCCAAGGTTCAGGATGAGCAGTTCGCGACCTCAGCGCCAAGCCTCTCCTGA
- a CDS encoding TetR/AcrR family transcriptional regulator, with protein MGLTATRTRTAAPRREVPKSRGGRPTKTAAIERDQRLIEVATRLFLDRGFDATSLDAVAEAARVSKPTVYSRYGDKRGLFAAVLRREIERWLAPLSAAAETQLSSASDISVEQRLVEIGREMLTFTCGPDAVAFSRMMTSQAINFPDVAKLGKEEGWLKAVATTARFFDHLVAQGALDVDDTTIAAEVFLDVVVGHTHRMATFGMALELKAAEKRMRAAIKLFLAGALGPADRIQGAAKGPQRRRPSR; from the coding sequence ATGGGATTGACTGCGACCAGGACCAGAACCGCTGCGCCACGGCGCGAGGTGCCGAAATCGCGCGGCGGCCGGCCGACCAAGACAGCCGCGATCGAGCGCGACCAGCGGCTGATCGAGGTCGCAACCCGTCTGTTCCTGGATCGCGGTTTTGACGCGACCTCCCTCGATGCGGTCGCGGAAGCGGCCCGCGTCAGCAAGCCCACCGTCTATTCCCGTTATGGCGACAAGCGCGGCCTGTTTGCCGCCGTGCTGAGGCGCGAAATCGAGCGCTGGCTCGCGCCGCTGTCGGCGGCCGCCGAGACGCAGCTCAGCAGCGCCTCGGATATTTCGGTCGAGCAGCGGCTGGTCGAGATCGGGCGCGAGATGCTGACCTTCACCTGCGGGCCCGACGCCGTCGCGTTCAGCCGCATGATGACGTCGCAGGCCATCAACTTCCCCGACGTCGCCAAGCTCGGCAAGGAGGAAGGCTGGCTCAAGGCCGTCGCCACCACGGCGCGCTTCTTCGACCATCTGGTGGCGCAGGGCGCGCTCGACGTCGACGACACCACGATCGCAGCGGAAGTCTTTCTCGACGTCGTCGTCGGTCACACCCACCGCATGGCGACGTTCGGAATGGCGCTCGAGCTGAAGGCCGCGGAAAAGCGCATGCGCGCGGCGATCAAGCTGTTCCTGGCCGGTGCGCTGGGACCCGCGGACCGCATCCAGGGCGCCGCAAAAGGTCCGCAGCGCCGGCGCCCGTCCCGCTGA
- a CDS encoding patatin-like phospholipase family protein produces the protein MRDRQPPTMPSASCSTDVSGPARGRTRRTAARLIGFLALTCSLALGACTSLPRTPYTAAEASTSRVLDIDGLRRYADEPVTKFSFEKDTSTATKSYLALSGGGADGAYGVGVLNGWTTARTRPTFSVVSGVSTGGLIAPFAFLGSQYDDTLKEVYTSGIAESLLNDPSIMRVLFGSGLFGNTRLRELVARYVGPDILAQVARENAKGRKLLVVTTDLDTQRTAIWDMGKIAAVGTPEALKLFRDVMAASASIPLVFPPIMIDAEGQGRRFQEMHVDGGVTAPVLTLPEALFSQDRLPGNARMNIYILVNKKIERNFELVSNSTIDVASRSLSSITQSQTRSIIFSTYDFAKRNRLGFHLSYIARDYPAPPSEGFDTAYMRALYQYGYEKAASGQAWTSTLP, from the coding sequence ATGCGTGATCGCCAGCCACCGACGATGCCCTCCGCTTCATGTTCGACCGACGTCTCCGGCCCCGCACGCGGCCGGACAAGACGGACAGCCGCCCGCCTGATCGGCTTCCTCGCTTTGACGTGCAGCCTGGCGCTGGGCGCCTGCACCTCCCTGCCCCGCACGCCCTATACGGCCGCCGAGGCCAGCACATCGCGCGTGCTCGATATCGACGGCTTGCGCCGCTATGCCGACGAACCCGTCACGAAATTCAGCTTCGAGAAGGACACCAGCACCGCGACGAAGTCCTATCTGGCACTCTCCGGCGGCGGCGCCGACGGTGCCTATGGCGTCGGCGTGCTCAACGGCTGGACCACGGCACGCACCCGTCCGACCTTCTCGGTCGTCTCGGGCGTGAGCACCGGTGGCCTGATCGCGCCGTTCGCGTTCCTCGGCTCGCAATACGACGACACGCTGAAGGAGGTCTACACCAGCGGCATCGCCGAGAGCCTCCTGAACGATCCCAGCATCATGCGCGTGCTGTTCGGATCCGGCCTGTTCGGCAACACGCGGCTGCGCGAGCTCGTCGCCCGCTATGTCGGACCTGACATCCTGGCGCAGGTGGCGCGCGAGAACGCCAAGGGCCGAAAACTGCTGGTGGTGACCACCGATCTCGACACCCAGCGGACCGCCATCTGGGACATGGGCAAGATCGCAGCGGTCGGAACACCCGAGGCGCTAAAACTGTTTCGCGACGTGATGGCGGCCTCCGCCAGCATTCCGCTGGTGTTTCCGCCTATCATGATCGACGCCGAAGGCCAGGGCCGCAGATTTCAGGAGATGCATGTCGACGGCGGTGTGACCGCACCGGTGCTGACGCTGCCGGAAGCCCTGTTCTCCCAGGACCGCCTGCCCGGCAACGCGCGGATGAACATCTACATCCTCGTCAACAAGAAGATCGAGCGCAACTTCGAGCTGGTGTCCAACAGCACCATCGACGTCGCCTCGCGCAGCCTGTCGTCGATCACCCAGTCGCAGACGCGGTCGATCATCTTCTCGACCTATGATTTCGCCAAGCGCAACCGCCTCGGCTTTCATCTCTCCTACATCGCGCGCGATTATCCCGCGCCGCCCTCGGAAGGGTTCGACACCGCCTATATGCGGGCGCTTTATCAGTACGGATATGAGAAGGCCGCGTCCGGCCAGGCCTGGACGTCGACGCTTCCGTGA
- a CDS encoding DMT family transporter, with the protein MTATPSKTMAALWMAGWLALMLVMAVAGRETTRDLNVFQIMEVRSVIGFTLLLPLIYRSGGFKAVATKRLPQHLARNGVHYFAQLGWFYALTLIGIGQVVAIEFTMPIWTALLAATFLAERMTVWKIAAVALGIIGVVMIVRPATGEINPGQLIALGAAIGFSISMILAKSLTRTESALSILFWMIVVQMVVGFLPTFYVWTWPSAYLWGWLFVIGVCGTFSHYCLASALRYADATIVVPMDFLRVPLTATVGWLLYAERLDAWTVMGAALILCGNLLNLKPASAVPARAQ; encoded by the coding sequence ATGACCGCGACACCGTCCAAAACGATGGCTGCACTGTGGATGGCCGGCTGGCTCGCGCTCATGCTGGTCATGGCGGTTGCCGGGCGCGAGACCACGCGCGACCTCAACGTCTTCCAAATTATGGAAGTGCGCTCGGTAATCGGGTTCACCCTGCTGCTGCCGCTGATCTATCGGAGCGGTGGTTTCAAGGCGGTCGCGACCAAACGCCTGCCGCAGCACCTCGCGCGCAACGGGGTCCATTATTTCGCGCAGCTCGGCTGGTTCTACGCGCTGACGCTGATCGGGATCGGCCAGGTCGTCGCGATCGAATTCACCATGCCGATCTGGACCGCGCTGCTGGCCGCAACGTTCCTGGCCGAGCGCATGACCGTCTGGAAGATCGCCGCCGTCGCGCTCGGCATCATCGGCGTCGTCATGATCGTGCGGCCCGCCACCGGCGAGATCAATCCGGGCCAGTTGATCGCGCTCGGAGCCGCGATCGGCTTCAGCATCTCCATGATCCTGGCGAAATCGCTGACCCGGACCGAAAGCGCATTGTCGATCCTGTTCTGGATGATCGTCGTGCAGATGGTCGTCGGCTTCCTGCCGACGTTCTATGTCTGGACCTGGCCGTCAGCCTATCTGTGGGGCTGGCTGTTCGTCATCGGGGTCTGCGGCACATTCTCGCACTATTGCCTCGCCAGCGCGCTCCGCTACGCGGATGCGACCATCGTGGTGCCGATGGACTTCCTGCGGGTCCCACTCACGGCAACCGTCGGCTGGCTGCTCTATGCCGAGCGACTCGACGCCTGGACCGTGATGGGCGCGGCACTGATCCTGTGCGGCAACCTCCTGAATTTGAAGCCGGCGTCAGCAGTTCCCGCCCGCGCGCAGTGA
- a CDS encoding RidA family protein translates to MRILQPAEWKKPRGFSHGVVAEGPGRWVVLAGQTGGDETGNYAPDMAAQVATALKRIIKLLGEAGAGPEHIVRLTWYLTSRSEYEAAGAGIGAAWKETLGRNFPPSTLLYIGGLVDDRAKVEIEVTAFVPGA, encoded by the coding sequence ATGCGAATCCTGCAGCCGGCCGAATGGAAAAAACCGCGCGGCTTCTCACATGGCGTAGTGGCGGAGGGGCCGGGCCGCTGGGTGGTGCTGGCCGGGCAGACCGGCGGCGACGAGACAGGCAATTACGCACCTGACATGGCGGCCCAGGTCGCAACCGCGCTGAAGCGGATCATCAAGCTCCTGGGCGAGGCCGGCGCGGGCCCCGAGCACATCGTCCGCCTGACCTGGTACCTGACCAGCCGCAGCGAATATGAGGCGGCCGGGGCCGGCATCGGCGCAGCCTGGAAGGAAACGCTGGGGCGCAATTTCCCACCCTCGACGCTGCTCTACATCGGCGGTCTCGTGGACGACCGGGCCAAGGTCGAGATCGAGGTCACCGCGTTCGTGCCGGGCGCATAA
- a CDS encoding acetoacetate--CoA ligase, whose translation MTAPFVPQIALYRNWLAEQRGLTFASYEEMRQWSVRDLDGFWRSIWDYYDLQSPTPFEAVMTERKMPGAVWFPGAQVNYARQVFRHVEAADAAGLPAIVSCGEDGKLSETSWPELQRKAAALALHLKEKGIKPGDRIAAYLPNIPETIIAFLASASIGAVWSVCAPDMAAPAVIDRFKQIEPKVLIACDAVTYAGRRHDRKDVVAELRRSLPTLEHVILHSEAAPAAPDVLLPSIVARTGAAIDGFEPMWLPFDHPLWIVYSSGTTGLPKPIVHGHGGIVVVALALLGLHNDVGCSYHHNSFGERYHWYSSTGWIMWNSQVGGLLGGTTCCIFDGSPGGAKDKPDWTTLWRFVAQSKATFFGAGAAFFANCAKAEVDLTAAGELSQLRCLGSTGSPLSADTQAWFNARFAALSKTNGSKAQADIWWANISGGTDFAGAFIGGNRELPQTPGAMQCRLLGAAVEAFSEQGRAVIDEVGELVCTEPMPSMPLYFWNDEGDARYRSSYFETYPDNFDGSGRGPVWRHGDWLKINPDGSCIIYGRSDATINRHGLRMGTSELYSAIETLPEVLDSLVVDLEYLGRDSYMPLFVVLRDGVAFDSAMQAKINKAIEASLSRRFLPNEIFAVAEIPRTLSGKKQELPIKKLLLGQPVEKVINKEAMANPACLDWYLAFARDYLARTAA comes from the coding sequence ATGACCGCTCCCTTCGTTCCCCAGATCGCCCTCTACCGCAACTGGCTCGCCGAGCAACGCGGCCTCACCTTCGCGAGCTACGAGGAGATGCGGCAGTGGTCGGTGCGCGATCTCGACGGCTTCTGGCGCAGCATCTGGGACTATTACGATCTGCAATCCCCGACGCCGTTTGAGGCCGTGATGACCGAGCGCAAGATGCCCGGCGCGGTGTGGTTTCCCGGCGCGCAGGTCAACTATGCCCGGCAGGTGTTTCGGCATGTCGAAGCCGCCGACGCCGCCGGCCTGCCCGCGATCGTCAGTTGCGGCGAGGACGGCAAGCTCAGCGAGACCAGCTGGCCGGAGCTGCAGCGCAAGGCAGCTGCGCTCGCGCTGCATCTGAAGGAAAAGGGCATCAAGCCGGGCGACCGTATCGCGGCCTATCTGCCCAACATCCCCGAGACGATCATCGCGTTCCTGGCAAGCGCCAGCATCGGAGCGGTCTGGAGCGTGTGCGCGCCCGACATGGCCGCGCCCGCCGTGATCGACCGCTTCAAGCAGATCGAGCCAAAGGTGCTGATCGCCTGCGACGCCGTCACCTATGCCGGCCGCCGGCACGACCGCAAGGACGTTGTCGCCGAGCTTCGTCGATCCCTGCCCACGCTCGAGCACGTCATCCTGCACAGCGAAGCCGCGCCCGCAGCGCCGGATGTCCTGCTCCCCAGCATCGTCGCACGGACAGGCGCAGCGATCGACGGGTTCGAGCCGATGTGGCTGCCATTCGATCATCCGCTCTGGATCGTCTATTCCAGCGGCACCACCGGCCTGCCGAAGCCGATCGTGCACGGCCACGGCGGCATCGTCGTCGTGGCACTGGCGCTGCTGGGCCTGCACAACGACGTCGGCTGCTCCTACCACCACAATTCCTTCGGCGAGCGCTATCACTGGTACTCTTCGACCGGCTGGATCATGTGGAATTCGCAGGTCGGCGGCCTGCTCGGCGGCACCACCTGCTGCATCTTCGACGGCAGCCCCGGCGGCGCCAAGGACAAGCCGGACTGGACCACACTGTGGCGCTTCGTGGCGCAATCGAAAGCGACCTTCTTCGGCGCGGGCGCGGCGTTCTTCGCCAACTGCGCCAAGGCCGAGGTCGATCTCACTGCCGCCGGCGAGCTGTCGCAGCTGCGCTGCCTCGGCTCGACCGGCTCGCCGCTCAGCGCGGATACGCAAGCCTGGTTCAACGCGCGTTTCGCGGCGCTGTCGAAGACCAACGGCAGCAAGGCGCAGGCCGACATCTGGTGGGCGAACATCTCCGGCGGCACCGATTTCGCCGGCGCCTTCATCGGCGGCAACCGCGAATTGCCGCAGACGCCGGGCGCAATGCAATGCCGCCTGCTGGGCGCGGCCGTCGAGGCCTTCAGCGAACAGGGTCGCGCCGTCATCGACGAGGTCGGCGAGCTCGTCTGCACCGAGCCGATGCCCTCGATGCCGCTCTATTTCTGGAACGACGAGGGCGATGCGCGCTATCGCTCCAGCTATTTCGAGACCTATCCGGACAATTTCGACGGTAGCGGCCGCGGGCCGGTGTGGCGGCACGGCGACTGGCTCAAGATCAATCCGGACGGCTCCTGCATCATCTATGGCCGCAGCGATGCCACCATCAACCGCCACGGCCTGCGCATGGGCACGAGCGAGCTCTATTCCGCGATCGAGACGCTGCCGGAGGTGCTGGACTCTCTCGTCGTCGACCTCGAATATCTCGGCCGCGACAGCTACATGCCGCTGTTCGTCGTGCTGCGCGACGGCGTCGCCTTCGACAGCGCGATGCAGGCCAAGATCAACAAGGCGATCGAGGCCAGTCTGTCCCGGCGCTTCCTGCCGAACGAGATCTTTGCCGTCGCCGAGATCCCGCGCACGCTCTCGGGCAAGAAGCAGGAACTGCCGATCAAGAAGCTGCTGCTCGGCCAGCCGGTCGAGAAGGTCATCAACAAGGAGGCGATGGCCAATCCCGCCTGCCTCGACTGGTATCTCGCCTTCGCCCGCGACTATCTCGCGCGAACCGCGGCGTAG
- the cysK gene encoding cysteine synthase A, producing MDASSNTSAAHQPGRGRIYSSIVEAFGDTPIVRLQRLPGMHGVNATILAKLEYFNPAASVKDRIGAAMIIAMEKAGIVKPDTVLIEPTSGNTGIALAFVAASRGYRLKLVMPESMSIERRKMLAFLGAELVLTPAAQGMKGAIATAEELLKTTPNSVMPQQFKNLANPEVHRRTTAEEIWNDTAGNIDFFVAGVGTGGTITGVGQVLKPRKASLRIVAVEPEESPVLSGGQHTPHKIQGIGAGFVPDILDRSVIDEIVTINSTTAIETSRALARHEGIPGGISSGAAIAAALQIGKRPEAAGKTILAVVPSFSERYLSTALFEGI from the coding sequence ATGGACGCATCGTCCAATACGAGTGCAGCGCACCAGCCCGGCCGCGGCCGGATCTACTCTTCGATCGTCGAGGCTTTTGGCGACACGCCGATCGTGCGCTTGCAGCGGCTGCCGGGCATGCACGGCGTGAACGCGACGATTTTGGCAAAGCTTGAATATTTCAATCCCGCCGCGAGCGTGAAGGATCGCATCGGCGCGGCCATGATCATCGCCATGGAGAAGGCCGGTATCGTCAAGCCTGACACCGTGCTGATCGAGCCGACCTCCGGCAATACCGGCATCGCGCTTGCGTTCGTTGCCGCCTCGCGCGGCTACCGGCTCAAGCTGGTGATGCCGGAATCGATGTCGATCGAACGGCGCAAGATGCTGGCCTTCCTCGGCGCAGAGCTGGTGCTGACGCCGGCGGCACAGGGCATGAAGGGCGCGATCGCGACCGCCGAGGAGCTCCTGAAGACCACGCCGAACTCGGTCATGCCGCAGCAGTTCAAGAACCTCGCCAATCCCGAGGTGCACCGTCGCACCACCGCGGAGGAGATCTGGAACGACACCGCCGGCAACATCGATTTCTTCGTCGCCGGCGTCGGCACCGGCGGCACCATCACCGGCGTCGGCCAGGTGCTGAAGCCGCGGAAGGCCTCCTTGCGCATCGTCGCGGTCGAGCCGGAAGAAAGCCCGGTGCTGTCAGGCGGCCAGCACACGCCGCACAAGATCCAGGGAATCGGCGCGGGCTTCGTACCCGACATTCTCGACCGCTCCGTGATCGACGAGATCGTGACGATCAACTCGACGACCGCGATCGAGACCTCTCGCGCGCTGGCGCGGCATGAAGGCATTCCCGGCGGCATCTCCTCGGGCGCTGCGATCGCGGCGGCGCTCCAGATCGGCAAGCGGCCGGAAGCTGCGGGAAAAACCATCCTGGCAGTGGTGCCGTCCTTCTCCGAGCGGTATCTTTCGACGGCTCTGTTTGAGGGAATCTAG
- the tgt gene encoding tRNA guanosine(34) transglycosylase Tgt — protein MNLPNHFELLATDGAARTGRLTTPHGVVRTPAFMPVGTAGAMKGMHWREVREAGADIVLGNTYHLMLRPGAERISALGGLQRFTGWNGPMLTDSGGFQVMSLSDLRKVTENAVTFRSHIDGAKVELSPERSIEVQRFLGSDIAMQMDECVRLPAGRDDIERAMRLSLRWAERSKRAFESAPDGYMLFGIVQGGDVPQLRHASAEGLVEIGFHGYAIGGLAVGEPQAVMLAMIDETAPALPTERPRYLMGVGTPDDILEAVKRGIDMFDCVMPTRNGRHGVAFTRFGQVNLRNARHADDPRPLDEESSWPSARNYARAYLHHLVKAGETLGAMLLSEINVAYYQFLMQGIRDAIARGMFEEFYQRTREDWARGDIAPR, from the coding sequence ATGAATCTACCCAATCATTTCGAACTGCTCGCCACCGATGGCGCCGCGCGCACCGGCCGCCTGACCACGCCGCATGGCGTGGTGCGGACGCCGGCCTTCATGCCGGTCGGAACCGCTGGGGCCATGAAGGGCATGCACTGGCGCGAGGTGCGCGAGGCCGGCGCCGACATCGTCCTCGGCAACACCTATCATCTGATGCTGCGGCCCGGCGCCGAGCGGATCTCGGCGCTCGGCGGCCTGCAGCGGTTCACCGGCTGGAACGGGCCGATGCTGACGGATTCGGGCGGCTTCCAGGTGATGTCGCTGTCGGACCTGCGCAAGGTCACCGAGAACGCCGTCACCTTCCGCTCGCATATCGACGGCGCCAAGGTCGAGCTGTCGCCGGAGCGGTCGATCGAGGTGCAGCGCTTCCTCGGCTCCGACATCGCCATGCAGATGGACGAATGCGTGCGGCTGCCGGCGGGGCGCGACGACATCGAGCGGGCGATGCGGCTGTCGCTGCGCTGGGCCGAGCGCAGCAAGCGTGCATTCGAGAGTGCGCCCGACGGCTACATGCTGTTCGGCATCGTGCAGGGCGGCGACGTGCCGCAGCTTCGTCATGCCAGCGCCGAAGGCCTCGTCGAGATCGGCTTCCACGGCTATGCGATCGGCGGCCTTGCCGTCGGCGAGCCGCAGGCGGTGATGCTGGCGATGATCGACGAGACCGCGCCGGCATTGCCGACAGAGCGGCCGCGCTATCTGATGGGCGTGGGCACGCCCGACGACATTCTCGAAGCGGTGAAGCGAGGCATCGACATGTTCGATTGCGTGATGCCGACGCGCAATGGCCGGCACGGGGTTGCCTTCACCCGCTTCGGCCAGGTCAATTTGCGCAACGCGCGACACGCCGACGATCCACGTCCGCTCGATGAAGAGAGTTCCTGGCCGTCGGCACGCAACTACGCGCGAGCCTATCTGCACCATCTCGTCAAGGCCGGCGAGACGCTGGGGGCGATGCTGCTGTCCGAGATCAATGTCGCCTACTACCAGTTCCTGATGCAGGGCATCAGGGACGCGATCGCACGAGGAATGTTCGAAGAGTTCTATCAGCGTACGCGCGAGGACTGGGCGAGGGGCGACATCGCCCCGCGCTAG
- a CDS encoding PepSY domain-containing protein, whose protein sequence is MTTAKRWTSRLLAIALPALLLAGPAQAIVTTGTPTALHGDTDGDAEADRQAVSREIERFRSSSISISQAMAIAEARHAGATTADVSFDGASGVPVYRVKTLHNDRIWRHTINAATGELVGGEAALPLAELDLDDRSNLAALGAIKHRLADAVHVAERAASGKAISGGLVRERGRLNFAIVVISGDNLKEVLLEPPGARAK, encoded by the coding sequence ATGACGACAGCCAAACGATGGACCTCACGACTGCTTGCGATCGCCTTGCCCGCACTGCTCCTCGCTGGGCCGGCGCAGGCGATCGTCACCACGGGCACGCCGACCGCGCTCCACGGCGACACAGATGGTGATGCCGAAGCGGACCGCCAAGCGGTCAGCCGCGAGATCGAGCGCTTCCGCAGCTCGTCGATCTCGATCAGCCAGGCCATGGCGATCGCGGAAGCCCGTCATGCCGGCGCCACGACGGCGGATGTGAGTTTCGACGGCGCCTCCGGCGTACCGGTCTACCGGGTGAAGACCCTGCACAACGACCGCATCTGGCGCCACACCATCAATGCCGCGACCGGCGAGCTGGTCGGCGGGGAAGCCGCCCTCCCCCTCGCCGAGCTCGATCTCGACGACCGTAGCAACCTCGCAGCGCTCGGTGCCATCAAGCACCGCCTTGCGGATGCCGTGCACGTCGCCGAACGTGCGGCCTCAGGCAAGGCGATCAGCGGCGGACTTGTGCGCGAACGCGGCCGGCTGAATTTCGCGATTGTCGTCATCAGCGGCGATAACCTCAAGGAGGTCCTGCTGGAGCCGCCGGGCGCCCGGGCCAAGTAA
- a CDS encoding caspase family protein has product MRTLTLLASLMCMALSVSAANADRRVAFVVGNGSYKNVAQLPNPPIDAKAMAATLRNVGFEVIEGSNLSRDQMTEKLLDFGRKAQGSDVAVFYYAGHGIAVGGSNYLLPVDADIKSEMDVKLGAAINIDLTLEQTMGDAKVKLVFLDACRDNPFAAKIKSNSATRSVNVQSGLAEMKSGEGTLIAFATGPGQTALDGQEGNNSPFTRALIDNITKPGVEIQQAMTSVRAQVNEETRKGQLPWGHTNLIGAVYLNPSQQTQVANAAPTAAGSIPAAAATNGSDGVELEYWRSVKESNKPEELNAYLAAYPNGQFKALALARLAAIKSGPSTATRTLNAGVDPAAFTDEASQLTEDQIGLDKNQRRDVQRRLTGLGFDTKQTGAFSDDTRSVIKRWQAARGYPSSGYLNKPQHKALLSEVVAAPATASDSSQKAARRAASAPAGSAPAPAPAPRSNPGDAAGAAFVGGVVGGMMGGMFRR; this is encoded by the coding sequence ATGCGCACTCTCACTCTGCTCGCTTCGCTGATGTGCATGGCACTGTCAGTCAGCGCCGCGAACGCCGACCGCCGTGTCGCTTTCGTCGTCGGCAACGGCTCCTACAAGAACGTCGCGCAATTGCCGAACCCGCCGATCGACGCCAAGGCGATGGCGGCGACGTTGCGCAATGTCGGCTTCGAGGTGATCGAGGGATCCAACCTCAGCCGCGACCAGATGACGGAGAAGCTGCTGGACTTCGGCCGCAAGGCGCAGGGCTCGGATGTCGCAGTGTTCTATTACGCCGGCCACGGCATCGCCGTCGGCGGCAGCAACTATCTCCTGCCCGTCGACGCCGACATCAAGTCGGAGATGGACGTCAAGTTAGGGGCCGCCATCAATATCGACCTGACGCTCGAGCAGACCATGGGCGACGCCAAGGTCAAGCTCGTCTTCCTCGATGCCTGCCGCGACAATCCGTTCGCCGCCAAGATCAAGTCGAACTCGGCGACCCGCAGCGTCAACGTGCAGAGCGGCCTTGCCGAGATGAAGTCGGGCGAAGGCACGCTGATCGCGTTTGCCACCGGCCCGGGCCAGACCGCGCTCGACGGCCAGGAAGGCAACAACAGCCCGTTCACCCGCGCGCTGATCGACAACATCACCAAGCCCGGCGTCGAGATCCAGCAGGCGATGACGTCGGTGCGCGCCCAGGTCAACGAGGAGACCCGCAAGGGCCAGCTTCCCTGGGGCCACACCAACCTGATCGGCGCGGTGTATCTCAACCCCTCGCAGCAGACACAGGTGGCCAATGCGGCGCCGACCGCGGCTGGCAGCATTCCCGCGGCTGCCGCCACCAACGGCTCTGATGGCGTCGAGCTCGAGTACTGGCGCTCCGTGAAGGAGTCCAACAAGCCGGAAGAGCTCAACGCCTATCTCGCCGCCTATCCGAACGGCCAGTTCAAGGCGCTGGCGCTGGCGCGACTCGCTGCGATCAAGAGCGGCCCCTCGACCGCGACTCGCACCCTCAATGCTGGCGTCGACCCCGCAGCCTTTACCGATGAGGCCAGCCAGCTCACCGAGGATCAGATCGGCCTCGACAAGAACCAGCGCCGCGACGTGCAGCGCCGCCTCACCGGGCTCGGCTTCGACACCAAACAGACCGGCGCCTTCAGCGATGACACCCGGTCGGTGATCAAACGCTGGCAGGCCGCGCGCGGCTATCCCTCGTCAGGCTACCTCAATAAGCCGCAGCACAAGGCCCTGCTCTCCGAGGTCGTGGCCGCGCCGGCGACCGCAAGCGATAGCAGCCAGAAGGCGGCCCGGCGTGCCGCCAGCGCCCCCGCGGGCAGCGCGCCCGCGCCCGCACCAGCTCCCCGCAGCAACCCCGGCGATGCTGCCGGCGCGGCCTTCGTCGGTGGTGTCGTCGGCGGCATGATGGGCGGCATGTTCCGCCGCTGA